The Arthrobacter sp. D5-1 genome segment AGGGACATTCAGACCGAGGATCTCGTGGCGGCTGTTTTCGCCACTGATTCGGGCAGCGTGGGAAATCTCCTGGTCAGCCAGGTTGCGCCCGGCCGAAAAAACCGCCTGATGATCGAGATCGCGGGTTCAGAGAGCACCCTCCAGTTCGACCAGGAAGCCCCGGAGACATTGTGGCTGGGTAAGCGGGCGGGGTCCCAGTTGCTTGTCCGTGATCCGGGGGCACTCAGCCCGGAAGCAGCACGGCTCAGCGTGCTGCCAGCTGGTCACCCGCAGGGTTATCAGGATGCGTTCAATGCGTTCGTGGCCGATACCTATGCCGCCATCGGCGGTGACCTCCGCGAAGGCCTGCCGACCTTCCAGGACGGACTCAGATCAGCCGTCCTTACAGAAAGCATCATCAAATCCAGCAAGGACGGCGAGTGGGTCGACGTCCCAAACACTAAAGAACCAGTAGGAGTGCAGCTATGAAGATCATTCAAGTAGGCCTCGGCGCCTGGGGCGCCTCATGGCTGAACGTGATTCACCACAGCAAGAGTTGGGAGCTGGCCGGCGTTGTCGACGTCAACCCCGACGCTGCGAGGGCCGCGGGTGAACAATACGGAATCCCTGCCTACGCCACCATCGACGAGGCGCTGGGACACAAGGACACGTTCGACGCTGCCTTGGTCATTGTTCCACCCGAGTACCACGCAGCGGTGGCCATCCCAGCTCTGGAAGCAGGGGTGCACACACTCACTGAGAAGCCCCTCGCCCACAGCCTTGAAGACGGCATTCGCATCATTACAGCGGCAGAGAAGTCCGGCAAACAAGCCATGGTTTCACAGAACTACCGTTTCAAGCGCGCCGCCCGCACTGTTCAGCGCCTCATCCGCGACGGAGTCATCGGAGACCTCGAGCACGTCTTCATCGACTACAAGAAGAACCCGCCGTTCGAAGGGTTCCGGTTGGAAATGGATGAACCACTGATCGTGGATGCCATGATCCATCACCTTGACCAGCTCCGCGGCATCGTTGGTGTCGAACCCACCGCCGTGCGTGCGCGCTCTTGGAACACTGGCACCTCCAGATTCAAGGGCAACGCCTCCGCCGTGGTGCAGTTCGACTGCGACAACGGGGCCCGCGTCGTCTACACGGGATCGTGGAGCTCATACGGTCCGCAGACCAGCTGGGACGGCGACTGGGAAATCCAAGGCAGCAAGGGCACCATCACCTGGAAGAACAACGAAGTCACCATCAACTTCGCCTCACTGTTTGACACCGTCTTCCTTGCCGGCGCGGTGGAACGCTCCGGCGTCATGCACGTCGATTTGGACCCGTTGCCGGTGGAGGAACGCTTGGGGACCCTCGAAGCGTTCCGCGACGCCATCCAAACCGGAAACAAGGCTGAGACGGATGTCACCGACAACATTCAGAGCTTGCAACTCGTCATGGCCACCACCGACTCCGCCCGCCAAGACGGCGCGCCCATCACCTTGAAGACCAACGCCGAACTCTTCGGCAGCCACTAGCACTTCCGACCCGAGGAAGTGTCGAATTGACTGGAGATACAAACATGCAGCCACAAACAGCCACCGGCTCGTCCGGTCCGGTTTCCGGGAAGGCTGGCCCCGGAAAATCCCACGACGATTCCCGTTCACGGCTTTCCGGCATCGGCGACTTCATAGGTGCGCAGGGCCTGCTGGTCGTCGTCCTGCTCTTCGGTGTACTGCTGACGTTCCTCAGCCCGGTATTCCTGACCACAGTCAACCTGGTAAATCTGTTCTACCAGTGCACGATCCTCGGTGTGTTCGCCATTGGCATGACCTTCGTGATCCTTACTGGCGGCATCGACGTTTCTGTAGGATCGACGGCTGCCCTGTCGTCGGTGCTGTCCATGGGCGTGATCGTCAACATGGATATGCCGCCGGCAATCGGACTACTGACCGGCCTCGTGGTTGGAGCCGGAGTCGGTGCCGTCAACGGACTGATGGTCACCAAGCTGGGGATATCCCCGTTGATCGCGACCCTGGCAACACTCTCCGCCGGGTCGGGAATCGCCTTCGCCTACTCCGACGGCGGCAACATCACACCTGTACCCAAGGTGCTCACCGAGGTGGTCAGCGCCAAAATCACAGGAATTCCCCTGCTCATACCGGCCGTTCTGGTGCTGGTGTTCCTGGCCCATCTGGCCCTGACCCGCACTACCTACGGACGCTCCATCTACGCCGTCGGCGGTAACAAGGAAGCTGCCCTGCTCGCAGGGATCCGGGTAGACCGCGTCACCATGAACGCCTACATCATCGCTGGTCTCTCGGCGGGCATGGCAGGGCTTCTGCTCACCGGCCGCCTGGCCTCAGGAAGCCCGAGGGCGGGCGACGGCATTGAGCTGACAGTCATCGCAGCTGTGGTCATCGGCGGAACAAGCCTCTTCGGCGGCCAAGGAAACATCAAGGGCACACTGCTCGGCGTGCTGTTGATCGCAATGGTTTCCAACGCCGTGAACCTGCTCGGAATCCCTTCCTCCTACGACCGGATTGTCCAAGGCGTGGTGATCTTCGCCGCAGCCGCCCTGGACGTCTACCGCTACAAGTACGTCCAAAAGAACCTGTCACGTAAACGCAAGATCGGACCGCCGCCGTCGAAAGACGCGGACGGCACTCGTGCACCGCAAACTACCGAAGCTCCGGCCTGACGCCTGACGCCCCACGCAAGCAGGCCGCCCCGGCCGGCATGCCCTAGCACCCAACAGAAAGAGTAAGTCAATGAAGACCTCACCCAAACTGGCGGTTCTCGCGGTAGTTTCCGCCGCAACCATCGCCCTGACCGGCTGCGGTGCACCCAGCGCCGCACAGGAATCAAACGACGGAACAAAGACAAAGAAGATCGCCGTCTTGCTCTACAGCCAGAGTTTTGAATTCATGGTTGCCCTCGGGCAGGGCGTCAAGGATAAGGCGGAGGAGCTCGGCGTGGAGGTCACAGTCCTTGATGCCAAAGGCGATTCCAGCACCCAGATCAGCCAGATCCAGGATCAACTCGCCCAGGGTGTGGACGGCATTGTCCTCAGTCCGAACAACTCAGCTGAACTGGTTCCCGGAGTCCAGATGATCCATGATGCCGGAAAGACCGTCACCACCGTGGACTCGGTCATCCCGGGGGACATCGCCGACGCCGCCGTCGCCTTCGACAACGAAAAGGCCGGCAAACTCGGGGCTGAAGCCTTGGCCAAACTGATGGAAGAAAAGGGAACCGTTCTTGAATACCAAGGAGCCAAGGGCGCATACCACGCAACCCTGCGCGGCAAGGGTTTCAGCGAAGGTATCCAACAGTTCCCTGGTATCAAGGTCATCGGCCGTGACGCACAGTGGACTGCAGACAACGCACTGTCACTGACCGTCGATAACTTCACCGCCGACTCAAGTATCAACGGCCTCTTCAGCCACAACGACGAAATGGTGCGGGGAATCGTCTCCGGCCTCTCGCAGATCAACAAGGACGCCCCGGTCGGAGCAGAGAACCACATCCCGCTGGTTGGCGTCGACGGCACACCGCTCGCCCTGGAGCGCATCCGCAACGGTACCCAGGACGCGACGATGGACCAGAACCCGTTCGAGATGGGTGCACTGGCCCTTCAGGCCCAGGTTGACCTGCTTGACGGCAAGCAGGTGCCCAAGATGCAACTGACCGACACCAAGCTCATCACCAAAGAGAACGTCGATGACCCCACTCTCTGGGGCAACATCTTCAAGGACTAGCGCAGCTAACCCCTCGGCTGCCTGGCCAGGCCCCGCCGCTTGGCCAGGCAGCAACACCAATTCCCTCAAGGAGAAACATGTCCCGCTTCAAGTATTCCTACAACGCCATCGTCTACTACCAGGAAGACATCGCCAAAGGCATTGACCGCGTCGCCCGTTACGGCTACGACGCCATCGAACTGGTCGGAGAACCGGCAACGCACAACGTCGACGAGATCAACAAACTGACCAGCGACGCCGGTATCGACGTCAGTTCCATCTGCAGCATCTGGTTTGGAGAGGAACGCGACCTGATCAACCCCAGCGCCGCCAACCGGCAGAAGGCCTTGGACTACGGCAAGTCGGTAGCCGACTTCGCCGCCGCCGTCGGAGCTCCGACCATCATCGTCGGGCCATCCCCGGTGGGCAAGACCGAAGCCCTGGCGAGCGATGAACAGGAATGGGAATGGGCGGTCGAGAATGTCCGCACACTTGGCGAATATGCGGCGAGCGTCGGCATCAACATCACCCTCGAACCGTGGAACCGCTACGAGACGCATTTCCTGAACCGGCTCGACCGGGCTGTGGAACTTCTGGACGCTACCGGTCTGAAGAACGCCGGTGTGCACGGCGATCTCTTCCACATGAATATCGAAGAAGACAGCATCCACGGAGCGTTCGCCCGTGCTGGCGGCAAAGTCAACCACGTCCACCTCGCCGACTCAAACCGAGCTGCCCCCGGCGTAGGACACATCGACTTCCGTCCGACACTGCAGACGCTGAAGGACATCAACTTCGACGGCTACCTGACCTTCGAACTCCTGCCCGCCGCGTCGAACCCCTTCGCCATGATGGCTCGTGGCGGCCACCTGGAGTTCCTGGACCCCTACACCGAAAAGGCCATCAACGAAATGAAGAAGCTGGAACAGGAGCTTTGGCCCCATGAGTAAATACGAATTCGGGGTCAGCACCTTCATCCTGGTCTCCCCGTTCACCGACCGCGACGTTGATCAGTTCGACGTCGCCAAGGAGATGGGCTACGACCTGATCGAGGTCTGTATTGAGGACCCTGCCGTCGTCAGTGCGGAAGCACTGAAGGAAGCCTCGGAACGGACCGGACTGCCCGTATCCATCTGCGGGGCGTTCGGACCGGACCGCGACGTCTCGCACGAAAACCCGCAGAAGCGTCGGCAGGGAATTGACTACCTGAAACTCTGCGTTGACATCGCCCAAGCCGTCGGTTCCCCCCACGTTGCCGGCCCTATGTACTCAGCCACCGGCAAAGCCCGGCTGCTTCCCCCCGAAGAACGCCGGCAGCAGCGCCAGTGGGCGGCCGACAGTCTGCGTGAAGTAGCGGACTACGCTTCCGAACGCGGCGTCACGTTGGCCATAGAACCGCTCAATCGCTTCGAAACGGATCTGGTCAACACTGTGGAGCAGGGTCTGGAACTTTGCGGTCTGATCGGCCGGGATAACGTAGGCCTGATGCTCGACACGTTCCATATGAACATCGAAGAGAAGAGCATCGCGGCGGCCATCACCTCTGCCGGTGACAAGGTCTTCCACTTCCAAGTGTCAGAGAACGATCGCGGAACGCCCGGCAGCGGTCACGTGCCGTGGTCCGAGACCTTTGACGCGCTGAAAACGATCGATTACCAAGGTTCCATTGTTGTCGAATCGTTCCTCCCCACTGTCGAGGAAATCGCCAAGGCCGTTTCGCTCTGGCGGCCGGTGGCACCGTCCATGGATGCGCTGGCCAGAGATGGACTCACGTTCCTGAGGAGGGAACTGCCGTGATTGGGACGCCCGGACGCGCTTCATCAATCGTTGAAGCACGAAATCTCGTAAAACTGTTTCCGGGCGTCGTGGCCCTCTCCGGCATGGACTTTGAGCTTCATGCCGGAGAGGTGCACTGCGTCTGTGGTGAAAACGGAGCCGGAAAATCGACGCTGATCAAGACCCTCAGCGGGTTCTATACTCCCGACGAAGGCGGCGTTTACGTGGACGGCGAACTCATGCCCTCCAGCACCGCGGCTTCCAAAGCCGCCGGGATCGCCACCATCTATCAGGAACACAATCTGGTCCCGGACCTGTCGGTCGCCGAAAACGTCCTTCTGGGAAACTGGGGCGGACGCAAGGGCATCCTCTCCCGTCGCGATATCCGCAAGCGGGCAAGGAAGGCCCTGGACCAGGTTGCACCCCACCTCAACCTCGACACCCCTGCGATGGCGCTCTCAACGGTGGACGGACAGATGGTGGAAATCGCGCGTGCCATAGCCCAGGACGCAAGAGTGATCATCATGGATGAGCCAACCACTGCCCTGACCGAGCAGGACGTGGAGAAACTGTACAAGCTCGTCAACGAACTCCGGGACAAGGGCCTGGCGATCATGTACGTTTCGCACAAACTGGAAGAAGTCTTCACCCTGGCCGACCGGATAACCGTAATCCGCGAGGGCAAAACCGTGGCCTCATCCGTCCCTGCAGATGAGCTCGATGCCCGTTCCGTTGTGCAGCTGATGGTGGGCAGGGATGTTGACCTTTACGAGCACATTCCCCGCGAACGCGGTGAACTTGTGCTTGAGGCTCAGGGTCTAAGCCTTGCCGGTGCCTTTGAGGACGTGAACCTCCAGCTGCACGCCGGTGAAATCGTCGGACTGGCAGGACTGGTCGGTGCCGGCCGAACCGAGGTAGCCCGGTGCATCTACGGGGCCGACAAAGCCGACGCCGGCACTGTGCAAGTAAGTGGCCGGAAACTCAAGCTCCACGGCGCATCTGCCGGCATTGCCGCAGGCATTGCACTTGTCCCGGAAGAGCGAAAGCTGCAGGGCATCATTCCCATGCTGTCCATCCGCGAGAACACTACCCTTACCCTGCTGAAGCAGATCAGCAAGTGGGGCGTACTGCGGCGTGGCTACGAAAAGAAGATGGTGACCAGCTACATTAAGGAACTCGATGTCAGGACCCCATCCGCGGAAACCCCCATCCAGTCCCTGTCCGGCGGCAACCAGCAAAAGGTCATCATCGCACGCTGTCTGGCGAGCAATCCCAAGGTCCTCATTTTGGACGAGCCAACAAAGGGCATCGACATCGGCGCGAAGGCGGAGATCCATCGCCTCATCGAGCAGCTGGCCCGCAGAGGCGTCGCCGTACTCGTGATCTCCAGCGAACTCCCCGAGCTGCTGGAGCTCTCCGACAGAGTGATGGTCATGCGGTCCGGCCGGGTAGTGGCCGAGCTGGATAAGGCACAAGCAACCAAAGAAAACGTCATCGCTTATGCCGCGGCGTAAGCGATCAGACCAGAACGGAGAGAATCATGCCCGATCAACAGACCCGGCCGTTCACCTTGTTTACCGGCCAGTGGGCCGACCTCCCCTTCGAGGAAGTCGCTCGCCTTGCCTCGGGCTGGGGCTATGACGGCCTGGAAATCGCCGTCTCCGGAGACCACCTGGACGCCTGGCGCTGGGACGAACCCGGCTACGTCGAATCCAAACTTGCCGTCCTAGAGAAGTACAACCTGAAGGTCTGGGCCATCTCCAACCACCTCAAAGGCCAGGCCGTCTGCGATGACCCCATCGACTTCCGCCACGAAGCCATCGTCGGCTCACGCGTCTGGGGCGACGGGGAGCCCGAAGGCGTCCGCCAACGCGCCGCCGAAGAAATGAAGCACACCGCCCGCCTCGCCCGCGCCCTGGGGGTGGACACCGTCGTGGGGTTCACCGGTTCTTCCATCTGGCAATACGTGGCCATGTTCCCGCCCGTCCCCGAAAAAGTCATCGAGGCCGGCTACCAGGACTTCGCCGACCGCTGGAACCCCATCCTGGACGTCTTCGACGAAAACGGGGTCCGCTTCGCCCACGAAGTCCACCCGAGTGAGATCGCCTACGACTACTGGACCACCGTCCGGACCCTCGAAGTGATCGGCCACCGGGAAGCGTTCGGCCTGAACTGGGACCCCTCCCACTTCATGTGGCAAGGCATCGACCCCGTGTCCTTCATCTGGGACTTCAAGGATCGGATCTACCACGTGGACTGCAAAGACACCAAGCTCCGCCCCACCGGCCGGAACACCGTCATGGGCTCCCACCTGCCCTGGGGCGACCCCCGCCGCGGCTGGGACTTCGTCTCCGCCGGACGCGGCGATGTGCCCTGGGAATCGTCCTTCCGCGCCCTCACCGCGATCGGCTACAACGGCCCCATCTCCGTGGAATGGGAGGACGCAGGAATGGACCGACTCCATGGGGCACCCGAAGCCCTGGCCGCACTGAAGAAGTTCGACTTCCCGGCGTCGCAGACCTCCTTCGACGCCGCCTTCAGCAGCAAGGGCTAAGTATGTAACCGACGTGATCCGCGCCCTTCGACCCGGCCAGGGCTGCAAGGTGTGGTCGAGTCTGGTTTGACATTCCCGTCGGCCAATTCGCTGCTGTTCGTGGCATGACCTCCGCTCCTCGAAAGCTGTGGAGCGGAGGTCCAAGCCTTTAACCACAGCCACATCGTTTGGGGTCTTGAGGTCAAGCCTGGGGAGAACGGCGAGGAGGGCGGAGCCACGAAGGGGCCCGGGATTGGTCAGGCGATGCCGGTCGCCTTGCCAACGGGTGAGGCTTGGAATCCACCTGAAGAGATAGCGGATTTCCTCGCTGCGGGGAGCCTCCTGTCTATGGTGGGTTCGGCTCTGCCTTGGAACAGATCGCGGGTGCCACGGTTCCGGGTGACATGGTTCACAAGCTTCGTGTCCAGTGGCTCATGCTGCGAGGTCTCGCTTGCTGAGCAGAAAGCCGGCTAGTCCGGCTCCAGCCAGGGCAATGCCGGTCATGGTGAGGGCAGCCAGGGGCTCGAAGGCTTCGACGGGCATCGCCGCCGTGTGGCGGAACGGGCTAAGGTCCTGGAGCCAGGCGGGCAGGCGCATCAGTTCGCCGAATTGCCCCAAAACCAGCCCGACGGCCAGAAACCCCCACCCTAAGGCGATGCTCGCCCGCGGGATAACAGAGAAGGCCACGGCCGTAGCGGCAATGAAAACGACGGCGGCCGGTACGTGAGCCAAGGCGGCGCCGATCAGCAATCCAGGAGGTCCGCTTGCCACGCCCGACACGGCAAGACCTGCGGCGGCTGCGGTTCCCGCAACCGCAGCCACCATCACAGTAGAGACGGTAGCGAGGAGCAGGTTCGCACCGAGCCAGCGTGCCGGGGAACGCGGCGCCGCCAGGAGCAGTTCAGCGCGCCCTTCCGCTTCTTCCGCGCGGAGCCGCAGTACCACCTGTATGCCTGCGGCAGCGGCGAGGACACCCGCGATGCCCAGCAGTGCGGTGGTGAAAACGTCGATGATTTCTCCCCGGCCGCCGGGAACGAGCCGGAAAATCAGCTCGCGAAGCGACTGATTCCCGCCGATGACGTTGGTGACCACGGGCCCCAGCCCACCGGCCATGCCGCCAAGCAGGCCCGAGAAGAGACACCAGCCCAGCAAGATGAATCGTTGTTGGTGCCATGCCAAGCCGAGCAAAGAAGAGGCCCCGGTCGCGGCCCGCTCCCGTCCGGCGCGTTCGGCCAGCAGACTTTCTCCCAGATCTCTTTTGCTCCTGAGCCAGATGACGGCCAGCGCCAGAAGAAGGCTCACCGCAACCAATCCCAGCAGCGGGATGGGATCAGCCACCGAGAACGGCCGGGAACGTTGTCCCCAGCCGATGGGGGAGAACCACGAAAACCATCCACTGGTCACCTGGGTCAGGTCAGCGGACGGGGTACCGAAAGCGTCGCCGACGCCCCGCACGAAATACGCCCCGCCGACCAAGGCGGCAGCTGCGCCGTTGGCTGCCCGGCCTGAGGGCATGATCTGTGCGACGAGTCCACTGATTGCTACGAAGAACGCGCCCACCGCGCCGACTGCCGCCCCGGCAGTGATCGCGCCGGACAAGGGCAACCCTGCGGCAACGTAACCGGCCCCCACGGAGACTGCCAGAAGCAGGTTCGCCGTGCCTCCAAGGATAAGGGTTGCCGTGATGGGTGCGGCCCGGCGGACCGGGACGGAGCCGATCAGTTCCGCTCGTCCGAGTTCTTCATCCGTGCGGGTGTGTCGGATGACCAGGAAGGTGCTCATCAACCCTGCGAGGACAGCGGTGAACGCATAGCCTTGAAAGAACACGACTGCCCCGACTGTGGTCCCGTCGGGAAGTCCCCGGACGAACAGGAACGCAGGGCTTGCCCCGGCAACAGTGATGATGGCTGTCCGGGCTGCTTCATCGCCAAATTCGGTGGCCACGGCATTGGCGATGATGAAGCCAAGAAAGGCAATGCTCAGGATCCACACCGGCAACAGCACCCGTTCCCTGCGCGCCTGCACCAGCAGAAGTCCCGTCACTCCGGACATCAGCGAACCTGGCCGTTCGCGCCGCTGTAGTGGCTGAGGAAAAGGGACTCCAGCGATGGTGGAGACACGGTCAAACCGCTGAGTCCGGCCGCTGCTACGGCCTGCAGCAACGGCGAAAGGTCGGCCGGGTCGACGTCGAACTCAACCACGCCGCCGTCGACTAAGAGGTTCTGCACGCCGGGCAAGGAGTGAAACAGTTCAGGTTCGGTGGCTTCGACCCTGAAATGGGTGTGTTTCAGGTGACGCAATCCGGCCAGGGTTCCTGATTCCACGGTGCGTCCCGAGCGAATGATGGTCACTTTTTCACAGAGCTGTTCAACCTCGCTGAGGATGTGGCTGGACAGCAGCACTGTGGCGCCCTCCGAAATGACGCGCTGAACCTGCCGACGGAAGACCGACTCCATGACGGGATCCAAACCCGCGCTGGGCTCATCGAGCAAATACAGTCGTGCCGGCCGCGCGAACGCAGCAATCAGGGACACTTTTTGGCGGTTTCCCTTCGAATATGTCCTGGCCTTACGACGCGGATCCAATTCAAATTCTTCGATCAAGTCCCGGCGGAGCCGTTCATTGACACCGCCCCGCAGGCTCGTCAGCAGATCGATGACTTCGCCGCCGGAAAGGTTAGGCCACAAGCTCACATCCCCCGGCACGTAGGCGATGTCCCGGTGGGCGCGGACGGGGTCTTGCCAGGGGTCGAGTCCGAAAACGTGGGCCGTTCCTGCGGTGGGACGCATCAAGCCCAGGAGGACACGCAACGTTGTCGATTTGCCGGCCCCGTTGGGGCCCAGGAAGCCGTGGACTTCCCCGTACCCAACCCGCAGGTCCAGCCCGTCAAGGGCGCGGGTCCTGCCGAAAACTTTAACGAGATGCACGGCGTCGACGATTGGTTCTGACGATGATGGCATTGCGGAGATCCTGTCTTCGGTCCAACGACCCAGACGGACGCCGGAGCCGTTCCGCGGGCATTTCACCCAGCGGGCCGACCAGGCTTCCCGGCTCTCCGATCCACAGCCTACGTCTGTGCAGTCCCCCAAGGAAGAGGACCACGCACACCCGTTAGGGCGCGTTGTTCACCTTGCCGATCAACGCGTCAGCCCGCATCCTCAGTGGTCCACGCCGGGGCGTGCGCGGAAGACGGTGTTGGTGCGGTCCGGTTGGTTGAAGGTGAGACCGAGCAGGGCGTTTTCGGTGACCTCGGGTAGTGCGGGGTGAATCCAGTATTGGTTGGCAGCGAACGTGCGTACATCGAGGTCGAAGGCCAGGACGGTGATCATCTGCTGGATCAGGGTTGATGCTTGGGGGCCCATGTAGTGGGCGCCGAGGAGTTTGCCGGTGTCTTTGTCGGCGATGAGTTTGCAGATGCCGGTGGTGTCTTCCAGGGCCCAACCGTAGGCGACGTCCCCGTAGCTTTGGACTTTGGTTGTCACGTTGTGGCCGTGTTCGCGGGCTTGGGATTCGGTCATCCCGACGGTGGCGATCTGGGGGTGGGTGAAGGTGGCGGCGGGGACGTGGTCGTGGGGCATTCTCTGCAGGCATTCCGGGTTGAGCAGGTTGTGCCGCACCGCGCGCATCTCGGCGTTGGCGACGTGTTTGAGCATGTAGGGCGATGAAACGTCGCCGAGGGCCCAAACTCCCGCGGCGGAGGTTGACCGGCCGTAGTCATCGACCTTGATGCGTCCGGCGCCTATCGTCTCGATCCTGCCGGAGGGCAGGTCCAGCAGGTCCCCGTTGGGGATGCGCCCGGTCGCTACCAGCAGTACCTCCCCGGTGGCGGAGGTGCCGTCGTCGAGCCTGACGGTTATACCTTGACTTGTCTGGTCGGCGCCGATGATGGTCCGGCCGGACCGGACGTCGAAGCGTTCGGCGGCGAGGTCGTTAAACGGGTCGTGCAGGTCCTCGTCGAGGTTCCGCAGGAGTGTGGAGCGGGCGATGATTGTGACGTCCGTGCCGAGGGCGTCGAAGACGTGGGCGAACTCCATGGCGATGTAGCCGCCGCCGATGACCACCAATGATTTGGGTAGATGAGGGAGCCGCATGATGTCTTCATTGGTGTGGTACCGCACGCCCGAAGCGGCGATGGCCTCGGGGATGAAGGGGCGGGAGCCCGCGGCGATGACAACCTGGTCACCCGAGATGGTTTTCTGCTGGTTGCCTTGACCTGTTTGCAAGGTGCGTTCTCCGATGAAGACAGCGTGCTGGTCGTAGACATCGATGTTCGGAGTCTGTGGTCCGCGCCGGTATTCCTCACCGGCGGCGGCAATGGGGTCGACGCGGTTCTCGAAGATCCGGCCCACTATGCCAGGCCAGTCTACGGAGTTGACCTCGGCGTGGAGGCCCAGCCGTGCGGACCTGGCGGTCTGCAGCGCGGTGTCGGCGGTGTGGACGTACATTTTTGAGGGGATGCAGCCAGCGTTCAGGCAGGTGCCGCCGAACGTCGCTTCCTCGATGATCGCGATCGACCGGTCTTCGAACCCGGGTCCGGGAATGGAGTTCCCGGAGCCCGTGCCGATGATGATCAGGTCGTAATGCCGATCCACGGCGGCCTTGCTGGAAGTGGTGTGCATGCAGGTGGTCCTCACTCTGGGGTCTTCCCAACCCTACTGAACACAACCTGTCGGGACCCATTACACGGGCCGCACGGCAAGGCAGGGGAGCGCCCGCGAAGCACGGACACCCCCCTGAATACTTACCGGGTCGCCTGATCATGGCGCAGCGGAGTCAACGTTCTGCTCGTTGTGCACCCCTGACGCCCTCAGCGATTGGTGCTGGGGGCTGTTCCCCGCTCAGCACTGCGAGGGCGTTGTCGGCGGCGAGCATGGCCATGGCGGTGCGCGTCTCCACCGTCGCCGAGCCAAGGTGCGGCAGGAGCGCAACATTGTCCAGTTCCAGCAGGCCGGGATGGACGCGGGGCTCCTGCTCGTAAACGTCGAGCCCAGCTCCCGCGATTGCACCCTCCCGGAGCGCGGATGCCAGTGCGTCTTCATCGACAATGGGTCCGCGGGCGGTGTTGACAAGGTATGCCGAGCTCTTCATTTCTGCGAGTTGCCCGGCCCCGATCAAGTGGTG includes the following:
- a CDS encoding polyketide antibiotic transporter, which encodes MSGVTGLLLVQARRERVLLPVWILSIAFLGFIIANAVATEFGDEAARTAIITVAGASPAFLFVRGLPDGTTVGAVVFFQGYAFTAVLAGLMSTFLVIRHTRTDEELGRAELIGSVPVRRAAPITATLILGGTANLLLAVSVGAGYVAAGLPLSGAITAGAAVGAVGAFFVAISGLVAQIMPSGRAANGAAAALVGGAYFVRGVGDAFGTPSADLTQVTSGWFSWFSPIGWGQRSRPFSVADPIPLLGLVAVSLLLALAVIWLRSKRDLGESLLAERAGRERAATGASSLLGLAWHQQRFILLGWCLFSGLLGGMAGGLGPVVTNVIGGNQSLRELIFRLVPGGRGEIIDVFTTALLGIAGVLAAAAGIQVVLRLRAEEAEGRAELLLAAPRSPARWLGANLLLATVSTVMVAAVAGTAAAAGLAVSGVASGPPGLLIGAALAHVPAAVVFIAATAVAFSVIPRASIALGWGFLAVGLVLGQFGELMRLPAWLQDLSPFRHTAAMPVEAFEPLAALTMTGIALAGAGLAGFLLSKRDLAA
- a CDS encoding ABC transporter ATP-binding protein codes for the protein MPSSSEPIVDAVHLVKVFGRTRALDGLDLRVGYGEVHGFLGPNGAGKSTTLRVLLGLMRPTAGTAHVFGLDPWQDPVRAHRDIAYVPGDVSLWPNLSGGEVIDLLTSLRGGVNERLRRDLIEEFELDPRRKARTYSKGNRQKVSLIAAFARPARLYLLDEPSAGLDPVMESVFRRQVQRVISEGATVLLSSHILSEVEQLCEKVTIIRSGRTVESGTLAGLRHLKHTHFRVEATEPELFHSLPGVQNLLVDGGVVEFDVDPADLSPLLQAVAAAGLSGLTVSPPSLESLFLSHYSGANGQVR
- the mtr gene encoding mycothione reductase — its product is MHTTSSKAAVDRHYDLIIIGTGSGNSIPGPGFEDRSIAIIEEATFGGTCLNAGCIPSKMYVHTADTALQTARSARLGLHAEVNSVDWPGIVGRIFENRVDPIAAAGEEYRRGPQTPNIDVYDQHAVFIGERTLQTGQGNQQKTISGDQVVIAAGSRPFIPEAIAASGVRYHTNEDIMRLPHLPKSLVVIGGGYIAMEFAHVFDALGTDVTIIARSTLLRNLDEDLHDPFNDLAAERFDVRSGRTIIGADQTSQGITVRLDDGTSATGEVLLVATGRIPNGDLLDLPSGRIETIGAGRIKVDDYGRSTSAAGVWALGDVSSPYMLKHVANAEMRAVRHNLLNPECLQRMPHDHVPAATFTHPQIATVGMTESQAREHGHNVTTKVQSYGDVAYGWALEDTTGICKLIADKDTGKLLGAHYMGPQASTLIQQMITVLAFDLDVRTFAANQYWIHPALPEVTENALLGLTFNQPDRTNTVFRARPGVDH